The following coding sequences are from one Peromyscus eremicus chromosome X, PerEre_H2_v1, whole genome shotgun sequence window:
- the Cylc1 gene encoding cylicin-1, protein MSLSKLQEKNTTTYDDYISTSQSREQWNQEHFILMFPKTPLPDIKKRSGSSEIQIAVPRQEKRKMEKGQKPANIQLNQFFQELFLRPPFSLAFITQAPLKYLYNPQNRYITAETRKPKDDITTLKEKISLDAINLESNKMMTDGNPEISNTEQFLSKSSHKIEPFKSNATSETNLESNNSKMTKAMDSSNDNGDVINSKEANNEAKFWKDNSNTNSKKSTENFSDDTVACISSSNIDLKFLNEFRAESTDFDEWSTNCSQNNAKKPAKKPAKKGKDSEPDSGDSKDIKKEGKKKEKKEPMKKKDKKDAESTDAESGDSKGAKKELKKDKKEKKEAKKKKDTESTDAESGDSKDSKKNKKGKSEDKKNAESTDAESVDSKDAKKEKRPPKKDDKKDAFYTNSESDAELKKVKKDKKEIKGNRKKAIKDTGSTDADSESEGDPTAKKGERKDKKITKKGEKKDAKKNVQSSASESEIKKEKKETKKDLMKGTGGYTDSASDASPKAGIRKVVRPSDTESEGSSGFKVIKTTDDSDATSTDSKKGVSEPRRGFRASIKKTTFRERGKGSAGGRIPSSRERLPFPPCEPVRESPKPKCVCQCKMPPPPPKPRYAPLPGVEWIHKLL, encoded by the exons aggcaagagaaaaggaaaatggagaaaggTCAGAAACCAGCTAATATACAGTTAAACCAATTTTTCCAAGAACTTTTCCTAAGACCACCCTTTTCCCTAGCTTTCATTACACAGGCTCCACTCAAATATCTTTATAATCCTCAAAACCGTTATATAACAGCAGAAACTAGAAAGCCCAAAGATGATATAACAACTTTGAAGGAAAAAATAAGCTTAGATGCAATAAATCTGGAATCCAATAAAATGATGACTGATGGTAATCCTGAAATAAGCAACACAGAACAATTTCTGTCCAAATCATCCCACAAAATTGAACCATTTAAGTCAAATGCCACATCAGAAACAAACCTAGAATCCAATAATTCCAAGATGACCAAGGCAATGGATTCAAGCAATGATAATGGAGATGTAATTAATTCCAAGGAGGCCAATAATGAAGCTAAATTTTGGAAGGACAATTCAAATACAAACTCCAAGAAGAGCACTGAAAATTTTTCTGATGACACAGTAGCGTGCATAAGCAGCTCAAATATTGACTTAAAGTTTCTAAATGAGTTCAGGGCTGAGTCCACAGATTTTGATGAATGGTCAACAAATTGCTCACAGAACAATGCAAAGAAGCCTGCAAAGAAGCCTGCAAAGAAGGGAAAGGACTCTGAACCTGATTCTGGAGACTCAAAAGatataaaaaaagaaggaaagaaaaaagagaagaaagaacccATGAAGAAGAAGGATAAGAAGGATGCAGAGTCTACTGATGCTGAATCTGGTGATTCCAAGGGtgcaaagaaagaattaaaaaaagataaaaaagaaaaaaaggaagccaaGAAAAAGAAGGATACAGAGTCTACTGATGCTGAATCTGGTGACTCTAAggattcaaagaaaaataagaaaggaaagagtgAGGACAAAAAAAATGCAGAATCTACTGATGCTGAATCTGTAGACTCAAAGGATGcgaagaaggaaaagagacctcCAAAGAAAGATGACAAAAAGGATGCATTCTATACCAATTCTGAATCAGATGCAGAGTTGAAGAAGGTGAAGAAAgataagaaggaaattaaagggaacaggaagaaggctATTAAGGATACAGGGTCTACTGATGCTGATTCTGAATCTGAAGGTGATCCAACAGCAAAGAAAGGTGAAAGGAAAGAtaagaaaattacaaagaaaggagaaaagaaggatgCAAAGAAGAACGTACAATCTAGTGCAAGTGAATctgaaataaagaaggaaaagaaagagactaAGAAAGATTTGATGAAGGGCACAGGTGGTTATACTGACTCAGCATCTGATGCATCTCCCAAGGCAGGCATAAGGAAAGTTGTAAGGCCCTCAGATACTGAATCCGAAGGGTCATCAGGGTTTAAGGTTATAAAGACCACTGATGATTCAGATGCCACATCCACAGACTCCAAGAAGGGAGTGTCAGAACCAAGAAGAGGATTCAGAGCATCAATCAAAAAGACTACAttcagagaaagagggaaaggcaGCGCAGGGGGTAGAATCCCTTCATCAAGAGAAAGACTACCATTTCCTCCTTGTGAGCCTGTTCGAGAATCACCTAAGCCCAAATGTGTCTGTCAGTGCAAGatgcctcctccacctccaaaaCCAAGATATGCTCCTTTG CCTGGAGTGGAGTGGATTCATAAGCTGCTCTGA